A window of the Mesoplasma florum L1 genome harbors these coding sequences:
- a CDS encoding YfcC family protein — protein MKNDFKIKNPFKKNKDVPSTKEKKQFKMLSAFTILLLIIAFIIFISWILKWSGVSVIDDKNESHDIVALGIFDLFIAPINGFVSGAEIIVFLVALGGFLNIVICSKALEGFSQNITSALKGKEIWAIIPLMVFFSIVGSAEGMAEESLGFYMICIPLMMAAGFDKLTGFMIVLLGAGVGVMNSTVNPFAIGVAVDTINGSGAGIETSVGDGLVWRLTSWFVMTTASIIFVMWYSWRVKMNPQKSVVFKTMEEDKKFFLNEAAEKIDMNWKRKLTLVFFGLTFILMIFYMVGWDSILGYDNKTSYGPFYKFGEWINTHIPYLSSQAEGFGNGGFIVVSAIFLLSSIVLGLVNGLGEDGFLDQFMAGAKDLFGVCLVIAVAGGIGWALEKSLIQQLVVSGLASSIGGINSSIGILIILFILFIPLSLFIPSTSGFARAVFPLLGGVLAKDSDVLASGSITAFSMANGFINLFTPTSGIIMAAIGIAKIDYTKFFKVMWPILVILFILSIVMISIGGAIGGNIA, from the coding sequence ATGAAAAACGATTTTAAAATAAAAAATCCTTTCAAAAAAAATAAAGATGTTCCATCAACAAAAGAAAAAAAACAATTTAAAATGCTTTCCGCTTTTACAATTCTTTTGTTAATCATTGCATTTATTATTTTTATAAGCTGAATTCTAAAATGAAGTGGTGTTAGTGTTATCGATGACAAAAATGAATCACATGATATTGTTGCTTTAGGAATATTTGATTTATTTATTGCTCCTATTAATGGATTTGTCAGTGGCGCTGAGATTATTGTTTTCTTAGTTGCTTTAGGAGGATTTTTAAATATTGTTATTTGTTCTAAAGCATTAGAAGGATTTTCGCAAAATATAACATCTGCATTAAAAGGTAAAGAAATATGAGCGATTATACCTTTAATGGTCTTCTTCTCTATAGTTGGTAGTGCAGAAGGTATGGCAGAAGAATCTTTAGGATTCTATATGATTTGTATTCCTTTAATGATGGCAGCTGGTTTTGATAAATTAACTGGTTTTATGATTGTTTTACTTGGTGCTGGTGTTGGTGTAATGAACTCAACAGTTAATCCTTTTGCAATTGGGGTTGCTGTTGATACAATAAATGGTTCTGGTGCTGGCATTGAAACATCTGTTGGTGATGGTTTAGTTTGAAGACTTACATCTTGATTTGTTATGACAACTGCATCTATAATTTTTGTAATGTGATATTCATGAAGAGTTAAAATGAATCCTCAAAAATCAGTTGTTTTCAAAACAATGGAAGAAGATAAAAAATTCTTTTTAAATGAAGCAGCTGAAAAAATAGACATGAATTGAAAAAGAAAATTAACTTTAGTATTTTTTGGATTAACATTTATTTTAATGATTTTCTATATGGTTGGTTGAGATAGTATTTTAGGTTATGATAACAAAACAAGTTATGGGCCTTTTTATAAATTTGGAGAATGAATAAATACACACATTCCCTATTTATCAAGTCAAGCTGAAGGTTTTGGAAATGGTGGATTTATTGTTGTTTCAGCAATTTTCTTATTATCTTCAATTGTGCTTGGATTAGTTAATGGATTAGGTGAAGATGGTTTCTTAGATCAATTTATGGCTGGAGCCAAAGATTTATTTGGAGTTTGTTTAGTTATTGCTGTTGCAGGTGGAATTGGTTGAGCACTTGAAAAATCACTTATACAACAATTAGTTGTTTCTGGTTTAGCTAGTTCAATTGGTGGAATTAATTCATCAATAGGTATTCTAATTATTCTATTTATATTATTTATTCCTCTTTCATTATTTATTCCTTCAACATCAGGGTTTGCAAGAGCAGTATTCCCATTACTAGGAGGAGTTCTTGCAAAAGACTCAGATGTATTGGCTAGTGGTTCTATAACTGCCTTTTCTATGGCAAACGGATTCATAAATCTATTCACGCCAA
- a CDS encoding APC family permease codes for MNTKKTKTKTFEFLTLFVMVIGTVIGSGIYMKNSELLNQTNNPIIALILWSFVGVICIMSMIVFIEISSSTKHFGNGTLGNWAKIFINRKTASFFSIMYGWVYIPSTQSVFVAGAVNYLLLAIGAPITPYQQLLIYLVVGISIFITCTILSIYKRFINRKIQVVGILIKFLPLLIAFIAGFILIDKTGGTSAWWNGGIDKNTWGTNEWSPILFLGGFGGILFAFDGYVYIANAQKTATNKDVVPKALFAGMIFVAIFYVLMALSLFMGSPDGSIVKLLEKMLGGKESAAARIISNLILMSICLLGSNIFVDIAIVDLASDANNKTIYTKKRSMNYKEAGFIQLIIFIVAYTFLITIGISTTRDGWDGIGSAVGSGSIENVEELLNRPTDYINWFSSGTSALVFIMVLAVMVAGVVNRFTKKVKVEQTKLFMVCGIISSLFMAIFIFFGIFAFIWEPKNIAKGDWGITQSGMWFLIILVVSLTINVIVFLIQEYKFKKDPYLDGWDGEINPNIEIEDSISIKTDLIYLKNKVFKRKEN; via the coding sequence ATGAATACTAAAAAAACTAAAACTAAAACGTTTGAATTTTTAACTCTTTTTGTAATGGTTATTGGAACTGTAATTGGTTCTGGTATTTATATGAAAAATAGTGAATTATTAAATCAAACAAACAACCCAATAATTGCATTAATTCTTTGATCCTTTGTTGGTGTTATTTGTATCATGTCAATGATTGTTTTTATTGAAATTTCATCATCAACAAAACATTTTGGTAATGGTACATTGGGGAACTGAGCTAAAATATTTATAAATAGAAAAACTGCTTCTTTTTTCTCTATTATGTATGGATGAGTTTATATACCCAGCACACAAAGTGTTTTTGTGGCTGGAGCTGTTAACTATTTATTATTAGCAATTGGTGCTCCAATTACACCTTATCAACAATTACTAATTTATTTAGTTGTTGGGATAAGTATATTTATTACTTGTACAATTTTGTCTATCTATAAAAGATTTATTAACAGAAAAATTCAAGTTGTCGGTATTTTAATTAAATTTTTACCTTTACTAATTGCGTTTATTGCAGGTTTTATTTTAATTGATAAAACAGGTGGTACAAGTGCATGATGAAATGGTGGAATTGACAAAAATACATGAGGAACAAATGAATGATCACCAATACTTTTCCTAGGTGGATTTGGTGGTATTTTATTTGCATTTGATGGATATGTATATATTGCTAATGCACAAAAAACTGCAACAAATAAAGATGTTGTTCCAAAAGCTTTATTCGCAGGTATGATATTTGTTGCTATATTTTATGTACTAATGGCCTTATCATTGTTTATGGGTTCTCCAGATGGATCAATTGTTAAGTTATTAGAAAAAATGTTAGGTGGTAAAGAAAGTGCTGCTGCCAGAATTATCTCAAACTTAATACTGATGAGTATATGTTTATTAGGATCAAACATATTCGTTGATATCGCTATAGTTGATTTAGCATCTGATGCTAACAATAAAACAATTTATACAAAAAAAAGAAGTATGAACTATAAAGAAGCTGGTTTCATACAATTAATAATTTTTATTGTTGCTTACACTTTCCTAATAACTATAGGTATTTCTACAACAAGAGATGGATGAGATGGAATAGGTTCAGCCGTTGGCTCAGGAAGCATTGAAAATGTAGAAGAGTTATTAAATAGACCAACTGATTATATAAATTGGTTTTCTTCTGGAACTAGTGCATTAGTTTTTATAATGGTATTAGCTGTTATGGTAGCAGGTGTTGTTAATAGATTCACAAAGAAAGTTAAAGTTGAACAAACTAAATTATTTATGGTTTGTGGGATTATTTCTTCACTCTTTATGGCTATATTTATTTTCTTTGGAATTTTCGCATTTATTTGAGAGCCAAAAAACATTGCTAAAGGTGACTGAGGAATAACTCAGTCAGGAATGTGATTCTTAATTATCTTAGTGGTTTCTTTAACTATTAATGTTATTGTTTTCTTAATTCAAGAATACAAATTTAAGAAAGATCCATATTTGGATGGGTGAGATGGAGAAATCAACCCAAACATTGAAATTGAAGATAGCATAAGTATAAAAACTGATTTAATCTATTTAAAAAATAAGGTTTTTAAAAGAAAAGAAAATTAA
- the serS gene encoding serine--tRNA ligase produces MLDINFIESNLVKVKEQLNKRSGDYSLIIDEAVELNVQRKSILKEVENLKANKNNLSKQVGELMRNKQSDEANKIKEEVTLINSKIEKLDDSLKLVQEQLTSKLQNIPNIPNDNMPIGNDDNDNVEVRQWGNELIKKHNTPHWDIADKLKLVDFEAGPKLSGSRFVVYTGLGAKLVRSLSNILLNLHTSKGYTEITVPLLVNPQAMYGTGQLPKFKEDAYITTNDQYLIPTGEVPLTNLHAGEILDLNQLPIHYTTYSQCFRQEAGSAGRDTKGLIRLHQFNKVELVKITNQESSEAELQAMVNDAEAVLQLFNLPYRVVELCTGDVGFSSSKTYDLEVWFPEQNKYREISSCSNCTDFQARNMQTRYRDANGEVKLAHTLNGSGVAIDRLIAAILENYWDGEKLILPTALKPYFDNKEYID; encoded by the coding sequence ATGTTAGACATAAATTTTATAGAGAGTAATTTAGTTAAAGTAAAAGAACAATTAAATAAAAGAAGCGGTGACTATTCATTAATTATTGATGAGGCTGTTGAATTAAATGTTCAAAGAAAATCAATTTTAAAGGAAGTAGAAAATCTTAAAGCCAATAAAAATAATTTATCTAAACAAGTTGGTGAATTAATGCGAAACAAGCAAAGTGATGAAGCTAACAAAATTAAAGAAGAAGTTACTTTAATAAATTCTAAAATAGAAAAATTAGATGATTCATTAAAATTGGTTCAAGAGCAATTAACAAGTAAATTGCAAAACATTCCAAATATTCCTAATGATAATATGCCAATTGGGAATGATGATAATGATAATGTCGAAGTTAGACAATGAGGTAATGAATTAATTAAAAAACACAATACTCCTCACTGAGATATTGCGGATAAATTAAAATTAGTTGATTTCGAAGCAGGTCCAAAATTAAGTGGGTCAAGATTTGTTGTTTATACTGGTTTAGGAGCAAAATTAGTAAGAAGTTTATCTAACATATTATTAAATCTTCACACAAGCAAAGGTTATACAGAAATAACAGTTCCACTTCTTGTTAATCCTCAAGCAATGTATGGTACTGGTCAATTACCAAAATTTAAAGAAGACGCTTATATAACAACAAACGATCAATATTTAATTCCAACAGGTGAAGTTCCACTAACTAATTTACATGCAGGGGAAATTTTAGACCTAAACCAATTACCAATTCACTATACAACTTATTCTCAATGTTTTAGACAAGAAGCTGGTAGTGCTGGTAGGGATACAAAAGGTTTAATAAGATTACATCAATTTAATAAAGTTGAATTAGTAAAAATTACAAATCAAGAATCAAGTGAAGCAGAGCTTCAAGCAATGGTTAATGATGCAGAAGCTGTTCTTCAATTATTTAACTTGCCATATAGAGTTGTTGAACTTTGTACTGGTGATGTTGGTTTTAGTTCAAGTAAAACATACGATCTAGAAGTTTGATTCCCAGAACAAAATAAATATCGTGAAATTTCAAGCTGTTCAAATTGTACAGATTTCCAAGCAAGAAATATGCAAACTAGATACAGAGATGCTAATGGTGAAGTTAAATTAGCACATACTTTAAATGGTTCTGGAGTTGCTATAGACAGATTAATTGCTGCAATTTTAGAAAACTATTGAGATGGGGAAAAATTAATTTTACCTACTGCTTTAAAGCCTTATTTTGATAACAAAGAATACATCGATTAA
- a CDS encoding Hsp33 family molecular chaperone HslO, which translates to MDLQVRAISHKHNAKIAIVDISESMREICDLQKTNPFISIALSKFTLGNTLISLDNKELAKINSNYVSKNGAVKKMIAEFQNNKVRAYAQVKDFDIEEYIPRLSNNPVYATVGTEGQLLNSRDMGLKEPYISTINTDSPNMDHIWMDFLRDSNQVGSLLTSEVKLDDELKIKKVVGILIQLLPEHTQEDIDLLDSKLGNTKFICEVLMKSTNYNQVIKEIFEDAVILESKQIIFECTCNDNKILDSVKLLGQNEIQQLIENKEDVQVICDFCNKEYIVNNQNLKNLI; encoded by the coding sequence ATGGATTTACAAGTAAGGGCGATAAGCCATAAACATAACGCAAAAATAGCAATAGTAGATATTAGTGAAAGTATGAGAGAGATTTGTGATTTACAAAAAACAAATCCATTCATTAGTATTGCATTATCAAAATTCACTTTAGGTAATACATTGATTTCTTTAGATAATAAAGAGCTTGCAAAAATTAATTCAAACTATGTTTCAAAAAATGGAGCAGTTAAAAAAATGATTGCTGAATTTCAAAACAATAAAGTTAGAGCATATGCACAAGTTAAAGATTTTGATATAGAAGAATATATTCCTAGATTAAGTAATAATCCTGTTTATGCCACCGTTGGTACTGAGGGACAATTATTAAATAGTAGAGATATGGGATTAAAAGAACCATATATTTCAACAATTAATACAGATTCTCCAAATATGGATCATATTTGAATGGATTTTTTAAGAGATAGTAATCAAGTTGGTTCTCTTTTAACTAGTGAAGTTAAATTGGATGATGAATTAAAAATAAAAAAAGTTGTAGGTATATTAATTCAATTACTACCAGAACACACTCAAGAAGATATAGACTTGCTTGACTCAAAGTTAGGTAATACAAAATTTATTTGTGAAGTATTGATGAAATCAACAAATTATAACCAGGTTATAAAAGAAATATTCGAAGATGCAGTTATATTAGAAAGCAAGCAAATTATTTTTGAGTGCACTTGCAATGATAATAAAATATTAGATTCAGTAAAATTATTGGGACAAAATGAAATTCAGCAATTAATAGAGAATAAAGAAGATGTCCAAGTTATCTGTGATTTTTGTAACAAAGAATACATTGTAAATAATCAAAATCTTAAAAACTTAATATAA
- a CDS encoding ABC transporter ATP-binding protein: MEIDPKTNFDKGVKGLKQKNKYQKQLTSKYSKDILSEGTIVTTTNCKPNTLEHIIELKDVRKSYITGDLETPILKGIDVKLDKGDFIVILGPSGSGKTTFLNVISGLDKATEGDVFILGSNLSLLKDSHLTKFRRRNVGFIFQQYNLLTNLTSKENAEVGQNLANKNKQGMSIEEIFETIGMKEQMNKYPHQMSGGQQQRVSIARALAKNPEILFADEPTGALDEEMGRKVLEILVKVNREQKTTVVVVTHNPNIAKIANTVIHIKNGLIDSLEKNSKPADPKTIEWS, encoded by the coding sequence ATTGAAATTGATCCTAAAACAAACTTTGATAAAGGTGTTAAAGGTTTAAAACAAAAAAATAAATATCAAAAACAGTTAACAAGCAAATATTCTAAAGATATTTTAAGTGAAGGTACTATTGTTACAACAACAAACTGTAAACCAAATACTTTAGAACATATTATTGAATTAAAAGATGTTAGAAAATCATATATTACAGGGGACTTAGAAACACCTATTTTAAAAGGTATTGATGTCAAATTAGATAAAGGTGATTTCATCGTTATCTTAGGACCATCAGGTTCTGGAAAAACAACCTTCTTAAACGTTATCTCTGGATTAGATAAAGCAACTGAGGGTGATGTATTCATTTTAGGTTCAAACTTATCTTTATTAAAAGATTCACATTTAACAAAATTTAGAAGAAGAAATGTAGGATTTATTTTCCAACAATATAACTTATTAACAAATTTAACTTCAAAAGAAAATGCTGAAGTTGGACAAAACCTTGCGAATAAAAATAAACAAGGAATGAGCATTGAAGAAATTTTTGAAACAATTGGAATGAAAGAACAAATGAATAAGTACCCTCATCAAATGTCAGGGGGGCAACAACAAAGGGTTTCTATTGCTAGAGCTTTAGCTAAAAATCCTGAAATATTGTTTGCCGATGAGCCAACAGGTGCGTTAGATGAAGAAATGGGACGTAAAGTTTTAGAAATTTTAGTAAAAGTTAACCGTGAGCAAAAAACAACAGTTGTTGTAGTTACTCATAACCCTAACATTGCAAAAATAGCTAATACTGTAATTCATATTAAAAACGGATTAATTGACAGTTTAGAAAAAAACTCAAAACCTGCTGATCCAAAAACTATTGAATGATCATAA